GTCTTCTGGGGCAAGCAGAGGCAGCCGGCGCCGGGTTCATAGGGGGTATAGACTGGTTATACACCGACAGCTCGCTTTTCAACACCCAGCTAAGCGGCTCCCAGTTAGTAAGCTGGTGGACCCAGGCCCCTGGAAGAAACACATCCATACAGGTTACAAACACCGACCCGTTCGATGCGGTCAATATTCACGTGGTGATCATAGGCTCGGACTGTTTAGAGGTAAGGGACTTCTGTGATACCTTGACGCCGTTAGATACGCACGTGTACGACTTCGGCAACCTGATAAACAACCTGGGCCAGGACATACCTGATGCCAATATCCAGGGTGAGGAGGGGTTTGTGGTGATATCCGCGGTTGATTCTTGCCCTAATCCGAATGGCGCCATATCATTTAACGCTCTTGAGGGTCAGTTAAGCGTGATAGACAGTAATCTGGATACAGATTACGGGACAAACCTATGGACGAGGCTGGCTGTCACGTTTACTAATGGGGCCTCTGTAGCAGACAACGGGACAACACTAGACGGGGTAAATGCTGGCTATTTAGGGCCGGATGTGGACCCGATATTTGCAACCGACCTGCTGTTCCAGAACTATGCGGTGCTTGGCGCAGGCCCGGCCGGTGCGGACTTGGTTCTCATAAACTATTTAGATGTTTATGGACCTCCGTACGATCCGGTACCGATATTCGAGAACTACACCCCGGGGATTTTTGACGATGCGGAGAATTTCGTAAGCTGTGGAGAGCAGTTCTCATGCGGTTTCCTGAGGTTGGGAATTGATGATGCTATCGTAAATAGCGATGATATTATTGTTGTACCTCCAACCCCAACACCTGAACCGCCTACGCCATGTTTCAGCGACGAAGATTGTGCCTTGAATGAGTTCTGCGCTGGCGGACAAGTTGGAGCATGCGATGTTTCCGGCGACCCGTGTACATCCGATGCTGATTGCCCCGAGGGTGAGGTATGTGAGGGTGCAGTAGCGGGTACTTGCGAGCTTATACCATGTACATCCGATGCTGATTGCCCCGAAGGTACGGTATGTGATGTGGAAGGTGGTTTCTGCGTGATAGTTACACCGACACCGACACCAACACCTGATGGTGATGGCGGCGGCGGATGTGCGATAGCTGGACCGGTCAGTGTTGGAACGGCTATGGCTAACATACTGATACCTCTGGTACCGGTAGCGTTTGCATTCGGTCTCAGCGCACTGAGAAGAAGAAATAGAAAGGACAATAAGTAAACAAGCGTGACCTGTAGGGGTTCAAAATTTCGAACCCCTACATATTTTATATAAGCGTTGAAAACTAAAGCCAGTGAGGCTAATTTTGTCTCTCTGGCTTTTTTATTTGCCCTAAGAGATTATTTTATTACCGATTGGGTGAAGGTCTAATTTTATTTCACAGGGGGAATGTTAAAGATGAGTTATGATCCTGATAGACATCAGCGTAGGTCTATTAGATTAAAAGATTATGATTATTCTCAACCAGGAGCGTATTTTGTAACGATATGTACGCGTGACCGGGAATGCCTTTTGGTGATATTGTTGAAGGTCGAATGTTTTTGAATGAAATCGGTTTTCTTGTGAGTGATGAATGGATCCGTTCAGTTCAATTACGAAAAGAAATCGAATTAGATGAGTTTGTTGTAATGCCAAATCATCTACACGGTATTGTTATAATTAGAGAATCAAATGTAGGGGCGACCGGCCGGTCGCCCCTACCTAAGGGACCCAAGCCGAGATCAATAGGGGCGTTTATTGCAGGTTTTAAATCCTCTGCAACAAAACGAATAAATATAATGCGTGGTACCTCCGGTTTCCGTATATGGCAACGTAATTATTACGAACGCATCATCCGAAACGAAGATGAATTAAATGAGATCAGAGAGTATATCGCTAATAACCCCCTAAAATGGGAATCGGATGAAGAAAACCCGGACGTTTACCCTATGGCTTTTTAAAACCGATTAATTACAATTCTCTAAAATCATGTCAATCCTGGTGCACTACGGTGAGCTTGCCCTCAAGGGTAAGAACCGGAGATTATTCGAAAACAAACTCATAGAGAATATTAAAAAGGCTACCGGTGGAAAGGTCGGAAGGTTCGAGGGGCGCCTATTAGTGGAGGACGGAGATTCGGATTCGTTAAATAATGTTTTTGGTATATCCTGGTTCGCCCCGTCATATAGAGTTAAAAAAGACCTAAAAGAGATAAAGGAATTGATAATAGAAAAAACGGGAGAAAGAATAAATGGGGATCCCACTTTCGGGATATTTGTAAAAAGGGTGGATAAAAAGTTTCCCTATACCTCTATGGAGGTAGCGAAAGATATAGGCGAGGAGATAGTTAGAAAATATAAGCTCGAGGTGAGTCTTAAGAATCCGGAGCTTCCTATTTATGTAGAGATCGCCGACGAGGTTTTTGTCCATTTCCAGAAGGTAGAAGGATTAGGCGGATTGCCCGTAGGGGTGAGCGGTAGGGTCTTAGGTCTCTTATCAGGGGGGATAGACTCACCCGTCGCCTCTTATTTAATCATGAAGAGGGGATGTAACGTGGATTTTATCCACTTTCATGTTTTTTCCAATAACCAGGCAGTGGCTAAAACCAAAATTGCCGATTTGGTCTTGGCTATCAACAAATACCAATTTGAATCCAGGGTTTTTCTGGCTCCCTATAAGCTGTTTCAGGTAGCTCTCATGAAAAATAGGGTTGGTCCGGGCTATGAACTAATCCTATTCAGGAGGTTCATTGCCAGGGTGGCCGAGAGGGTGGCCAGGGAATGGGGGTTACAGGCGCTTGTCACCGGTGACAGCCTGGGGCAGGTGGCATCTCAAACTATCGAAAACCTGAATTTAACCGGGAATGCGGTCTCCTTGCCTGTCTTACAGCCCCTAATTTCCTTCGATAAGGGGGAAATCGTTCGTCTAGCGAGGCAAATAGGCACTTACGACATATCTATTAGGCCTTACAAGGACTGTTGTTCCATTATAGCCCCGAGTCCTAAAATCAAACCCCGCCTGTCGCATGTAGAGGCGTACGAGCAAAGGATGAATATAGACCGGGTTATAAACGAGACCCTGGAATTGATCGAGGTATGTGAGTGGTGATTAATTGAAGATTGGTTGTGTTACCCGGTCTTGAGATGCTTAGCGGATTATATATCGCTCATTACTTCGTATCCCTGGAATAATTGCTTACTATGCCGTCATTGCGAGCTATGTGGTTCCCTGATTTTCTTCCCTCCTGATCGCTCCCCAGATCCCGACGCAATGACACCCGAGTGTTCACCCTTCGTCTCCGCTCCAGGGTGAAGGGTATGGTATTGCGTCGAGCTTGTCCCTTCCTTCATGGTGAGTGCTTCGTCAAGCTCAGCATAAACTCCGTCGAACCATGAGCCTCTCGGTTGCGCTGGACGAACGGAGTTATCGACGGGCTCACTACTCAGGACGAACGGGTTTTATCTCTCTTTCCCATCTATCGCTTTTGCCCGGACACGGAGGTGTCATTGCGAGCCGCCGTTTTTTTGGTGGCGTGGCAATCTCACACAAAGTCATCCTGAGCCATGTCCTGAGCGGTAGCGAAGGAGTAGCGAAGGATCTAACGGATTGCTTCGCCCCCTTCGCTTTGCTCAGGGTCCTCGCAATGACACCCGAGTGTTCACCCTTTGGCTGGGGACCCGGGGCAGACGGATTTTTTTATTTCTCATCCCCAGCGGAAGTCAATCCACTCATGTTGAGGAATTTCGTCATTCCTATAATCTGCCAATCTGTCATTCCCGCGCAAGCGGGAATCCAGTTTTTCAAAAAATGGATACCCGATAAAGCTTGTCCCCGCATGTTATCCGATTAATACTTTCGGATACAAGGTTTAGCGGGGAACATTCGGGGATGACATGCGGAGAGGATTCCGGTTAAACCGGGTGATCAAGGCTCAGGACAAACGTCTTTTATTAATCATATCAGCGGATGAAAATCCGCTCATGCTGAAGCCCTGAGCATCGTCGAAGGGTCGAAGCACGGTCTTTTGTTTAGTAAGAAGGGTGTTCGTCCTTCCCACGGTTTAACCGGGGAATCCGGCTCAGGAGCTTGTCCTGAGCCCTTGGACTCTACTCAGGATAAACTAGAGTGAAGGAGTTTGCTCTTTTTGTCATTCCGAACGAATGTGAGGAATCTTAAAAATTTTCATTATTTTAGGATTTCTCCCTTCGGTTGAAATGACAGTGAGAGGGCTGAAACGGGGCTATATTAGGATTTGGTGAATGATCGTCGGAAGTTACTCTAAAGTTACTATAATTTTATGTTGTCTTATTGCCTACCCGCCTGACACTTTAGGCGGAGAAGCATAATCCATAAACCCCCTCGGCTGGGGAGGACCATTATAAGAGAGTTTCTTCCACACTTCAGGATGTGTGTAATACAGGTTTATTATCGTTTCACGAAACTGCTTGAAAAAGGTCCTGTTCTTTACGCTGACGTGATTTATAACTTCCTCTTTCTCTTCTTTCTTCTCCAGTGCGTAAAATGGCTTTTTGAACTTGGTCTTGGAGATGGTATCCAGGTTCCAGAATCCGGCATCGAAAAAGCCCGCCGCTCCCGGGTCTTTTGAAATATTATCCATGAATATTCGCTTTATCCCCAACTTCTTTGCCCCGGGGACCAGGGTGTCTGCCAGCGCCTCCATGCTTTTTTGTGTTTCTCTGTTGAATACCTTAAACCCTTTTTGTATCTCGAATCCATCTTCGAATTTTTCCGTTTCTCCGAATGCTTGAAAAGGGAAGCTTGATATTAAGCCCTTTCCCAGCATTCCGACGGCGATGGTTTTTATAAAGTTTCTCCTACTCGGATTCATCCTCTTCGATAATCTCCTCTTGTTCAGCGATAATCTCCACCTTGATGTTGTTCTCCTTCTTCATTTCATCGACCTTCTCTTGGATCATCTTGCCCGTCTTTCTCGCTATTATGCGGTGCTTTATGGCATTGCTTACCTTCTGAAGAGGGACTTGCCTCACATCGGTAATTTGTAAGATTTTAAATTGGCCCCCGTCCTCTATGATTTCGCTTATAGTACCCACTTCTATCTTATCAAACTTTTTATAATGCATCTTGCCAAATTTCAGGTCCTTAACCACGGCCTTTTCACCCAGTTCTGATTTTATTTTTGCCGGGTCTTCTCCAGCCAGTAGTTTCTTGCGAACTTCCTCCGCAGTGGTTTTATCCGGAAGGGATATCTCTTTTACACTTATGAATGTGTATTTGTCCGGGTGTTTTTCGTAGTAATTCCTAATCTGCTCTTCGGTCACTTCTATTTCTTTAGCCTTGGGCAGCTCACTCAAAAGCTCCCTTTTCACTGTTTCCGCTATGACCCTCTTCTTGTAGTCATCTATTTCCCCTTGAAATCGTTTATCCAGCCCCTGTTTTAATCCCTCCTGGTAGAGGATCTCTTCATTTATGACCATTCTCAGTGGTCTTCCTTTTAAGTCTTCTTGGTATATCGGTTTTCCATTCACTCGGGCTACCACTTTCTTACCAGTGCCGCTTTCTTCTTTGTCAGCAGTGGTCACTTCTGTCTTAGTAGCGTCTTTTTTGGTTTCCTCTTTTTTCTCCGATTGGGTGCATGAAACATTGATGAGGGCAATCAACAGCAACAAAGGAAAAACTTTTCTCATGTTCTTAACTCCTCCGCTAAAGTCGTCGATTTTTTTAAGCAAACAATCTAACTGAATAATTGACATAGTTCAACAGTTTAATTATATTAACCGCTCAAATATTACACTATCTTTACTAACAAATTGTGAATGTTTAGAAACAAGGGCGTCCTTGTTCTTCTAGTTGGGAATAGGCATTCTTCGACAAGCTCAGAATGAGCGGATAACTGTACACTTAATCTTAAGAAAGGTTATATGGTTAATTATTAATGTCTCAGAAAAATAAGAAATACGATTGTATTGTCATAGGGTCTGGTCCGGGCGGGGCGCCGTTTGCCTGGCGGCTCGCTTCAAAAGGCATGAACGTGCTGGTGCTCGAGACCGGAGACCGATATGATCCCCATAAGGACTATCCATTAACTAAGGATGATTGGGAAAAAAGTGGTTTCCCCTACCGGAAAAAGCTTCGGCTGGACTTTGGTAAGAGTCAAAGCCTTGATGAAAAATACGCTCAACTGAAATCTTGGAATAAAGCCTCCGGAAAGCTTAATCCTTCCAGCGAGAGGGTGTACCATCGGTACCAACACGTTCTTGGAGTGGGTGGAACCACGCTTCACTTCCAGGGTGAGGCCCATCGTCTCCATCCCAGCGCGTTTCGGATGAAGAGCCTTTTCGGTGTAGCCGAGGACTGGCCGGTAAGTTACGAGGATATAGAGCCTTATTATTCAGAAGTGGAAAAGATATTAGGCGTTGCCGGGCCGGAGGAGATACCGGGAAGACCGCGCAGCGTTTCCTACCCTCTTCCCCCTCACAAATTGAGCTATGCTAGTCAGGTCATTGGGAAGGGCTGCAAAGAACTGGGCCTCGAGCTTTTGCCTAATTCGGTGGCTATCCTCTCTATTCCATACCGTGAAACTCCGCCCTGTAATTATTGCAATGGGTGCGTCTGGGGATGTCCGAGAAAGGATAAAGGAACTGTGGATGTTACTTTTGTTCCCCTTGCCGAGAATACTGGAAGATGCGAGATTCTTACAAATTCCTTTGTATCAAGGATCGAAGTGGAAAAAAAGAATGGCCGGAAGAGGGCTAAAGGGGTTTTATACCGTGATAGAGACGGAAAGGAGCAGTTTGTGGAAGGGGATTACATTGCTGTTGCCTGCGGAGCGGTGGAGACTCCCAGGCTGCTCCTGAATTCGGGACTGAGCGGAAATGGGGTTGTGGGCAAAAATTTCATGGAAACGGTTTTTTACCAGGTGGTGGCTTTTCACCCGGAGAGGCTTGATTCATACAGGGGAATCCCGATAGACGGCGTAATATGGAAATGGAATGAGCCTAGCAAGGAGCTGGGCTTTAAGGGTGGCTTCAGGCTATTCGCCACAGTCGGCAGCGCGGTAGGTCCGGTGAACTATGCACTTCGTTATCAAGAAGGCTGGGGAGAAGAGTTTGTGAAAGGAATAGAAAAATGGTTTGGCCACGCTGTCAGCATGGGCGGGATCGGGGAATTTCTCCCCAACAAAGACACGTTTGTCACCGTCAGCGAAACGGTCAAGGATGAGTTTGGAGTGCCTGTTGCCAAGATACAGTCGTTCCTCGAGGACCCGGAGCTTAAGATAATGGATGCCATGGCCAAAACGTCCAAGGAGATTTTGAGAGCATCGGGTGCCGAAGAGATAGTGGAGGAGTCCTCTGCCTATGACTTTTTCAATGCAACGCACGTGTTCGGCACATGCCGGATGGGAAAGAACCCGGAGACATCGGTTGTGGGTTCGGACCTAAGAAGCCATGAGGTTGACAATTTGCTAGTTACCGACGCTAGCGTTTTCCCTTCTTCGGGCGGTGGTGATGCACCATCTCTAACCATAGAGGCTCTCAGTCTCAGAGCGGCCGACCTGCTCTTGGAGAATCTGAAAAAGGGGTAATATCAAACTTCTCAAAATATGAGATTGATTGTCGGAGTTGGCCTGATGGTAATCAAAGGACTTCAATAATGGACAAAGGAGAAGTAACCACCTTCTTTCTCCTCCCCCCTTGCTGGGGGAGGATTAAGGTGGGGGGAGCTTATTTCCATTCACCCCTATCCTAACCTTCCCCCATCAAGGGGGAAGGAAGTAGAGGCTGTTTGAACGGATATGATTTGTACAGCGTTCACATAGCAAACATAAAAGAGTGGACCTAATTAAAAAATGTTTTTATCTATCTAGAGGACTTGTTTTATGAGTGTGAACCGGTAGTTTCTAAACATTTTGGACAGGAGTGGGGGTAATATACCAGTTCAATTGGCTGACATGCATATTGGAGACTGTCATTGCAGATCGCTTCGAGGAACCTCTATTGAGAGAATCGACCATACTCGAAGTAAGTACCTTGATAAAATTTCTTTTGTAGGGGCACGCTGCAGCGTGCCCCTACTACAACTCGCTTCTCTAAATGATAAGGAGGGTACACGTTTGCACGACCGCACTACATTATTCACGATAGTTCTTTTCATTATCTTCCTGGCATTTTATTTATGGTCCTGCAATGAGTCGGGAGATTCCTCCGGTGGTCCGGTTATACTGCCGGAATTTTTGAATGTCATTCAGGAGGTAGGAATAGGCGATGTGGGTAATCTTGGTCAGACCGCTGCCTGGGGAGACTTCGACGGGGACGGCAGACAGGATTTATTTGTAGCGAATACCGATTCCAGACCTCCCAACTCCTTTCTTTTCAAAAACTCCGGCGGTTCGTTTGTTGATGTAACCATGCCTGCCGGTATTTTCGATTTACCCCTGAGGAGTGCAGCCTGGGCGGATTATGACAACGACGGCCGGTTAGACCTGGTTGTCGGAACTATACAGGTGAATGAGCCGCCCATACTTTACCGGAACATCGATGGAGGCTTTTTTGAAGATGTGTCCGTGGAAGCCGGAATAACCGAGGAGGGCGGGATAACAAGCCATACCGTGTGGTCCGACTACGATGGCGATGGATTTGTGGATCTCTTTCAAGCGAATATCGGCGTATCCTTTCTTTACCGGAACGAAGGGGATGGAGCATTCAGCGAGGTATCTACGGAAAGCGGGCTTGGGGAGTTCCTTTTCACCAATTCGGCAATATGGTTTGATTTCAACAACGACGGATTTCCGGACCTCTTTTTGGCAAACGACGGCGTAAACACTTTTTACAGTAATAACGGAGACGGAAGGTTTACTGATGTTACTGATACGGCCGGTTTAGGGGGCGACCCGGATTGGAATTCCGTTTCCGCCTGTGTAGGGGACTTCAACGGTGACGGCTTCTTAGACCTATATGTGGGCAATATTTCATCGTCGAGAAATGCCCTATACCGGAATAACGGAGACGGGACCTTCACCGACGTAACTTCAGAGACCGGAACCGGGGATGTTGGGGATGCCAGGACCTGTGCTTGGGTGGATTTTGATGCGGACGGTCGAATCGACTTATTTACCACAAACCACACTAGTCCTAGCAGGTTGTTTAGAAACCTAGGAAATATGAGATTTGCCGATGTAGCGCCCGAAGTCGGATTGGATTTTCCCCTGGACGTTTTCGCCGCACCCTGGGGCGATTACAACAACGACGGGTTTATGGACGTCTTCTTGAACGGCCATATAGGAATTGCTCTCATGGAAAGCAGTGGGAATTCCAATAACTTTATCATAATCGAGCTTATTGGCGACGGTGTCCT
This region of Thermodesulfobacteriota bacterium genomic DNA includes:
- a CDS encoding dickkopf-related protein, which produces MLKRLKIINLMVMASLMLVLTFSAFDKAKAQGLTACPGVPFDTGWFQLNVDFPGDDVKVGLLGQAEAAGAGFIGGIDWLYTDSSLFNTQLSGSQLVSWWTQAPGRNTSIQVTNTDPFDAVNIHVVIIGSDCLEVRDFCDTLTPLDTHVYDFGNLINNLGQDIPDANIQGEEGFVVISAVDSCPNPNGAISFNALEGQLSVIDSNLDTDYGTNLWTRLAVTFTNGASVADNGTTLDGVNAGYLGPDVDPIFATDLLFQNYAVLGAGPAGADLVLINYLDVYGPPYDPVPIFENYTPGIFDDAENFVSCGEQFSCGFLRLGIDDAIVNSDDIIVVPPTPTPEPPTPCFSDEDCALNEFCAGGQVGACDVSGDPCTSDADCPEGEVCEGAVAGTCELIPCTSDADCPEGTVCDVEGGFCVIVTPTPTPTPDGDGGGGCAIAGPVSVGTAMANILIPLVPVAFAFGLSALRRRNRKDNK
- a CDS encoding transposase — protein: MPFGDIVEGRMFLNEIGFLVSDEWIRSVQLRKEIELDEFVVMPNHLHGIVIIRESNVGATGRSPLPKGPKPRSIGAFIAGFKSSATKRINIMRGTSGFRIWQRNYYERIIRNEDELNEIREYIANNPLKWESDEENPDVYPMAF
- the thiI gene encoding tRNA uracil 4-sulfurtransferase ThiI gives rise to the protein MSILVHYGELALKGKNRRLFENKLIENIKKATGGKVGRFEGRLLVEDGDSDSLNNVFGISWFAPSYRVKKDLKEIKELIIEKTGERINGDPTFGIFVKRVDKKFPYTSMEVAKDIGEEIVRKYKLEVSLKNPELPIYVEIADEVFVHFQKVEGLGGLPVGVSGRVLGLLSGGIDSPVASYLIMKRGCNVDFIHFHVFSNNQAVAKTKIADLVLAINKYQFESRVFLAPYKLFQVALMKNRVGPGYELILFRRFIARVAERVAREWGLQALVTGDSLGQVASQTIENLNLTGNAVSLPVLQPLISFDKGEIVRLARQIGTYDISIRPYKDCCSIIAPSPKIKPRLSHVEAYEQRMNIDRVINETLELIEVCEW
- a CDS encoding gluconate 2-dehydrogenase subunit 3 family protein, whose translation is MNPSRRNFIKTIAVGMLGKGLISSFPFQAFGETEKFEDGFEIQKGFKVFNRETQKSMEALADTLVPGAKKLGIKRIFMDNISKDPGAAGFFDAGFWNLDTISKTKFKKPFYALEKKEEKEEVINHVSVKNRTFFKQFRETIINLYYTHPEVWKKLSYNGPPQPRGFMDYASPPKVSGG
- a CDS encoding peptidylprolyl isomerase; the protein is MRKVFPLLLLIALINVSCTQSEKKEETKKDATKTEVTTADKEESGTGKKVVARVNGKPIYQEDLKGRPLRMVINEEILYQEGLKQGLDKRFQGEIDDYKKRVIAETVKRELLSELPKAKEIEVTEEQIRNYYEKHPDKYTFISVKEISLPDKTTAEEVRKKLLAGEDPAKIKSELGEKAVVKDLKFGKMHYKKFDKIEVGTISEIIEDGGQFKILQITDVRQVPLQKVSNAIKHRIIARKTGKMIQEKVDEMKKENNIKVEIIAEQEEIIEEDESE
- a CDS encoding GMC family oxidoreductase, giving the protein MSQKNKKYDCIVIGSGPGGAPFAWRLASKGMNVLVLETGDRYDPHKDYPLTKDDWEKSGFPYRKKLRLDFGKSQSLDEKYAQLKSWNKASGKLNPSSERVYHRYQHVLGVGGTTLHFQGEAHRLHPSAFRMKSLFGVAEDWPVSYEDIEPYYSEVEKILGVAGPEEIPGRPRSVSYPLPPHKLSYASQVIGKGCKELGLELLPNSVAILSIPYRETPPCNYCNGCVWGCPRKDKGTVDVTFVPLAENTGRCEILTNSFVSRIEVEKKNGRKRAKGVLYRDRDGKEQFVEGDYIAVACGAVETPRLLLNSGLSGNGVVGKNFMETVFYQVVAFHPERLDSYRGIPIDGVIWKWNEPSKELGFKGGFRLFATVGSAVGPVNYALRYQEGWGEEFVKGIEKWFGHAVSMGGIGEFLPNKDTFVTVSETVKDEFGVPVAKIQSFLEDPELKIMDAMAKTSKEILRASGAEEIVEESSAYDFFNATHVFGTCRMGKNPETSVVGSDLRSHEVDNLLVTDASVFPSSGGGDAPSLTIEALSLRAADLLLENLKKG
- a CDS encoding CRTAC1 family protein, translated to MHDRTTLFTIVLFIIFLAFYLWSCNESGDSSGGPVILPEFLNVIQEVGIGDVGNLGQTAAWGDFDGDGRQDLFVANTDSRPPNSFLFKNSGGSFVDVTMPAGIFDLPLRSAAWADYDNDGRLDLVVGTIQVNEPPILYRNIDGGFFEDVSVEAGITEEGGITSHTVWSDYDGDGFVDLFQANIGVSFLYRNEGDGAFSEVSTESGLGEFLFTNSAIWFDFNNDGFPDLFLANDGVNTFYSNNGDGRFTDVTDTAGLGGDPDWNSVSACVGDFNGDGFLDLYVGNISSSRNALYRNNGDGTFTDVTSETGTGDVGDARTCAWVDFDADGRIDLFTTNHTSPSRLFRNLGNMRFADVAPEVGLDFPLDVFAAPWGDYNNDGFMDVFLNGHIGIALMESSGNSNNFIIIELIGDGVLTNTSAIGTRVRVSTSGRMNIREVSGGKGCCEQDMLPLHFGVGEATQADLRVDWTSGAVCEFSNLDVQGGRRFVLFEDQCDFLDLN